The Pseudodesulfovibrio senegalensis nucleotide sequence GCATCTGCTGCGCGCGCGGATTGCTCAGGTCGTAGTATTCCAACGGGGAAACTGGCTCGTGCGGCTGGTAATGCCCCTCGAAGCCCGGGGTCGCCCCGCGCACGTTGACCCACTCGGTGAAGCCCTTGCCCCACCATTGGTCGTTTTCCGCAATGGCGTGGAACTGGGGCAGGTACAGGGCTATGAGCTTGGCCGGGTTCATGCGCCCGAGACTATACCGGGCCGGGATTGAAAGACAAGGCTTGAGTCCGCCTGCGGCGGAATTGGATGACAGGATTTGCCTCCGGCGGGCAAGGGACGTGTCCCTTCAGGCTGCCGACAAAGGCCTGATTGCTGCGTTGATGCAAAAAGAGCAACCCCTCGCGTACGTTGAGTACGCGTCGGCCCTGCTTTTTTTTTTCGCCTTGCCCTCAAACCTTTTTCAACAGCCTGTCATATTTGGGGGATTAGCAAAACATACCCTTTCCGTTTTAATTTATTTTTCCCCACACCAAAAACTGCGGCCGTACCGCGGAAGCGGTACGGCCGCAGCGCCAAAAAGTTTGCGGGGTGGGGTTTGGGGAGGGGGCTTTTCAAAGCCTCCCTCCCCGAAAAAAGTCACTCTCCAACCCAATGCGCATACAGCGTTGCCAGCTCGGGCATGTTCAGTTGTTTGAAGTGCCGTTCCAACTCTTGGGCCATGGGTCCGAGGTTCTTGTCCTTGGCCGCATGGTCGAATTGCGCCACAATGGTCTGGGCTTCGGTCCGCATGGTTTGGTCTCCGGCTTTTTGCGCGGCATTCACAAGGAGTCGGCCATGCACGCGTGAGGGAAACAGCCGGGTTTGCAGAAAGCGGATGGAGACCACGGCCGCGTGGTCGCCCTGCCCTGCCCGGATCGCGGCAAGGCGCTCGTAGGCCGGGAGAAAGAGCGGCTCCGAAACCATGAGCCGCAAGCAGGCGTTTTCGTCGGGCTGGTCGGTTTCGCGCAGGAAGCTTTTGCGGATCAGTTCACGGCGGCGTTCGGGCAGCCGGGCAACGGGAGTCATCATTTCGTTGAGCGCGATCTCGTAGCCGTCCCTGCGCAGATGGAAATGAAAATCCGGGTACATGTGGCGCAGGCAGCGTTCCCTGAGCACCTGCGCGTTGTGGCGTTCGTGGTCGTGCCGCCCGCTGGTCTGGCTTTGCAGGTGGTATATCCTGCTTTCCGGCACGAATGCCAACTCATGGCCGTTCTTGCGCACCTGTACGCACAGGTCGAGGTCTTCGCCGCCGTTGACGTATTGCTCGCAGAACATGCCCGCTTGGAGGAACACGGCACGCGGCAGCAGCATGGCCGCGCCGGTCAGGAATTGCAGGGAGCGTTTTTTGCGCACCACCGCATGGTCCACGGGAAAGAACTCGTACAGATGGCAGGGGTGCAGCCGGGGCAGGCAGGCCACGCCCAGATGTTGCACGCGCTCGCCCATGTGGCTCACGGATTCCGGGTAGGCCAGCAACGGCCCGGCAATCCCGGCCCCGTTGCTCAATGCGTCCATCAGCGGCGCGCACCAGTCCGGGGTCAGCAGGGTGTCGTTGTTCAGGAAAAACAGATGCGAGCCGTGCGCACTGCGCGCGCCCAGATTGCAGGCCGGGCCGAAGTTGCTGTTTTGTTCCAGCCGGATGTGCCGGAAGCGTCCGGGAAACAGGGATTCGCCCAGCGGGCCGAGTTGCGCGGCGGTCTCGTCCGAGGAGCCGTTGTCCACCACGATCACCTCGAATTCCACGCCGGGCGGGTGCTGGGCCAGCGAATTCAGGCAGTCCCGGGTCAGCGCGAATTTGTTGAAAACCGGAATGACGATGGAAAGAACGACATGGTCCATGCAGGCTCCGCACGCATTGAGATGGTTTTGTTGTGACAGGTTTAACTTCCTTGGACCGTGCCTAAATGTCAACGGTCAGGAAGGCGCGGATTCGGCGGGGCTTCTTGACGGGGCCATTGCTGCAACCTAAGGTGTCAGACAATGTCCCCCTGTGGGCGATGCGGCGCAATCATTCAGTATTTCGAGATGTTTTCATGGCCATCGAGCACACAATGACATCCATATCCTCAAAAAATACGCCGACCATGGCGCTTAAGATCGACGACAGGATTCCGGCTCCGGACCGGGCGGTCGGCCTTGTGCAAGCCCTTGTGCGGCAGGCCCAAGCCCGTGGCCTGTGCGTGCAGCAGCACGCAACCCGCGAATGGGGCTTGGCGGATCTGGAAACGGACATCTGCGTGCATGTGCTGCATGGCGCGACCCTGTATCACCCCAAGCCGTGGAACCTGAACGTGGCCGTGATACCTGAAGACGTTGCCGAACTCCCGCCCAACCTGCCCCGGTATGATGTGCTGTGCCGCGTTTCCGGCTCCACCGTGGCCATGGAAAGCCCGCAAGGGCTGATCGAACCCGGACAGGCTGCGTTTGCGGATTTGCCCGCCTTTTTGGTTGATGCGCTGACCGACGCATTGGACGAGCCGCCCGTGGCCCGGCGTCTGGAATCGGCGCGGGAGCGGGTGCGCGCCCTGAATGACGAGGGGCCGCTGGTGTCGGTGCTGTTGCCCACCCATGACCGTGT carries:
- a CDS encoding glycosyltransferase family 2 protein — translated: MDHVVLSIVIPVFNKFALTRDCLNSLAQHPPGVEFEVIVVDNGSSDETAAQLGPLGESLFPGRFRHIRLEQNSNFGPACNLGARSAHGSHLFFLNNDTLLTPDWCAPLMDALSNGAGIAGPLLAYPESVSHMGERVQHLGVACLPRLHPCHLYEFFPVDHAVVRKKRSLQFLTGAAMLLPRAVFLQAGMFCEQYVNGGEDLDLCVQVRKNGHELAFVPESRIYHLQSQTSGRHDHERHNAQVLRERCLRHMYPDFHFHLRRDGYEIALNEMMTPVARLPERRRELIRKSFLRETDQPDENACLRLMVSEPLFLPAYERLAAIRAGQGDHAAVVSIRFLQTRLFPSRVHGRLLVNAAQKAGDQTMRTEAQTIVAQFDHAAKDKNLGPMAQELERHFKQLNMPELATLYAHWVGE